Proteins from a single region of Candidatus Methanosuratincola sp.:
- the fen gene encoding flap endonuclease-1 — MGGQSLGVNLKDLVRHTPISLEGLSGRILAIDGYNALYQFLAIIRQPDGTPLRDSKGRVTSHLSGIFYRTVNLLEAGVKPVYTFDGKPPEMKAEEISRRIETKERAKEEYRKAVERGDLRAARKHAQATSRLSSEMVEQSKTLLDLLGVPWVQAPSEGEAQAAYMAMKGDAWAVASQDYDSLLFGAPRLVRNLTISGRRKLPNKPVYVSIEPELVELELVLKENGLTREMLVDLGILIGTDFNPEGFKGIGPKKALKILKEAGSLEAAMERGLVEGDEGIDYMAIKEIFLRPAARGDYVLAWGEANTEGLVRYLCDEFDFSPERIRAALSRLVERSKEKSRQPDLMRWF; from the coding sequence GTGGGGGGGCAATCCCTGGGAGTAAACCTTAAGGATCTGGTCAGGCACACCCCAATCTCCCTTGAGGGGCTTAGTGGGCGCATACTGGCCATCGACGGGTATAATGCGCTCTACCAGTTCCTCGCGATAATACGGCAGCCGGATGGGACCCCGCTGAGGGACTCGAAGGGCAGGGTGACCAGCCACCTGAGCGGCATCTTTTACAGGACGGTAAACCTCCTCGAGGCAGGGGTTAAGCCCGTCTACACATTTGACGGCAAGCCCCCGGAGATGAAGGCGGAAGAGATATCCCGCAGGATTGAGACGAAGGAGAGGGCCAAGGAGGAGTACAGGAAGGCGGTTGAGAGGGGAGACTTGAGGGCGGCAAGGAAGCACGCACAGGCGACCTCCAGGCTTTCGTCGGAAATGGTCGAGCAGTCGAAGACTCTGCTCGATCTCCTCGGCGTGCCTTGGGTGCAGGCGCCATCAGAAGGCGAGGCACAGGCCGCCTACATGGCGATGAAGGGAGATGCATGGGCGGTCGCAAGCCAAGACTATGATTCACTGCTCTTCGGGGCGCCCAGGCTAGTGAGGAACCTTACCATATCGGGGAGAAGAAAGCTCCCCAATAAGCCCGTTTATGTGAGCATCGAGCCAGAGCTGGTGGAGCTGGAGTTGGTCTTGAAGGAGAATGGACTGACCAGGGAGATGCTGGTCGATCTGGGAATACTCATCGGGACAGACTTCAACCCAGAAGGCTTCAAAGGGATAGGCCCAAAGAAGGCGCTGAAGATACTGAAGGAGGCGGGGTCGCTGGAAGCGGCCATGGAACGCGGGCTGGTCGAGGGGGACGAGGGCATAGACTACATGGCCATCAAGGAGATCTTCCTGAGGCCGGCTGCAAGGGGGGACTATGTCTTGGCATGGGGAGAGGCAAACACAGAGGGTCTAGTCAGGTACCTCTGTGATGAGTTTGACTTCTCTCCTGAGAGGATAAGGGCTGCACTCTCCAGGCTTGTGGAGAGGAGTAAGGAGAAGAGCCGGCAGCCTGACCTGATGCGATGGTTCTAG
- a CDS encoding response regulator, whose protein sequence is MSQSKKRILVVDDDEDIRETLKSLLTKKGYLVETANNGTMAIQMSESTPYNLALIDIVLPDMEGTQLLVKLKPTVPRMRRIIVTGHSSLDNAIRAVNMGADGYLIKPVSPPELLRMIEDQLKRQEEDARLTQEKITSYIETRIKMLEGSEGNKE, encoded by the coding sequence ATGTCCCAGTCAAAAAAGCGTATACTCGTAGTTGATGACGACGAGGACATCCGGGAGACCCTCAAGTCCCTACTGACGAAGAAAGGCTATCTTGTCGAAACCGCGAATAACGGGACAATGGCGATCCAGATGTCTGAGTCCACCCCTTACAACCTCGCCCTGATCGACATAGTCCTTCCAGATATGGAAGGGACTCAGTTGCTTGTGAAGCTGAAGCCGACAGTCCCACGAATGCGCAGGATAATAGTTACAGGTCATTCCTCGCTCGATAACGCTATCAGGGCCGTCAATATGGGTGCCGACGGCTACTTGATAAAGCCGGTTTCCCCTCCAGAATTACTGAGGATGATAGAGGACCAGTTAAAACGGCAGGAGGAAGACGCGCGGCTCACCCAAGAGAAGATAACGTCTTACATCGAGACGCGAATAAAAATGCTTGAGGGATCTGAGGGGAATAAGGAATAA
- the leuS gene encoding leucine--tRNA ligase, protein MDFNRAGDVCMTLDLRSLEEKWQGRWSEARVFEADPDPKKPKYYLTVAYPYPNSPQHIGHARTYTLADAHARYMRMKGYNTLLPMAFHYTGTPILAMSKRVAARDSELIDVFVNLYGVDESLIESFKDPLNIARYFHRDIKLGMRSMGFSIDWRREFTTVDPAYTKFIEWQFRKLLSAGLITKGAHPVGWCPSCMSAVGQHDTKGDLEPEVVEFTAIKFRSGDVILPVATLRPETVFGVTNIWINPNAKYVEVGVNGERMIVGEKALQKLKGMAVKIELIRELTGLELIGRHAKNPVTGSEVPVLPAEFVDPNNSTGVVMSVPAHAPKDLLALWDLKSNAAIARSYGLDYREIEALGPIPVVELEGFSSVPAEDVVKRMGVKDQSDPKGEIATKELYQKEFHLARMLPGTGKYAGMPVSKAKDKIKQDLVSSKVAFPFYEIINGPILCRCGAEVTVNLVEDQWFINYADEAWKEKVRRHLKNMSLVPDDLRQEFENVVEWLKEKACARRAGLGTRLPWDKEWVIESLSDSTIYMAFYTVSKVINERNVDPSALTDEVFDYVFFGKGDPSSLPIERGVLEEMRKEFNYFYPLDSRHSGRDLVPNHLTFFVFNHVAIFPEQHWPRQIAVNGSVLMDGKKMSKSLGNIVPLNKAIKIYGADTLRTSILSASELLQDADFSDSQAKSIRSKLLEFYDLSCSYADAGSPDLASVDHIDRWIISRVQRVVSQVDSSMQCLRMREAIHCAFYVLQQDLQWYMRRSAYRCADPKTRSIIKYVLETIVKLMAPFAPHICEEIWEKFGKEGFVSVAPYPSADQSLIFELDEITEDLLKSLVYDTAEIIRVTGISPTKIIYYTSPKWKWELYIKALSALESGVDPKSLIRELMKDPDIRKRGGEAAKFINAISSCVVTIPKEDRKKILRSSGIEETAFIGECVGFLQEYFKCKVEVQSADSPKYDPKGKAGQASPLRPAIYVE, encoded by the coding sequence ATGGACTTCAATAGGGCTGGAGATGTTTGCATGACCCTCGATCTCAGGAGTCTTGAGGAAAAGTGGCAGGGGCGCTGGAGCGAGGCCAGGGTGTTTGAGGCTGATCCAGACCCGAAAAAGCCTAAATACTACCTGACCGTCGCATACCCCTATCCGAACTCGCCGCAGCACATAGGCCACGCGAGAACCTACACCTTGGCCGATGCTCATGCCAGGTACATGCGGATGAAGGGATACAACACCCTTCTTCCAATGGCCTTCCACTACACGGGTACCCCCATACTTGCCATGAGCAAGAGGGTGGCCGCAAGGGATTCTGAACTAATAGACGTGTTCGTGAACCTCTACGGGGTGGACGAGAGCTTAATTGAGTCATTCAAGGATCCGCTGAACATAGCCAGGTACTTCCACCGGGACATAAAGCTCGGGATGCGGTCCATGGGCTTCTCGATCGACTGGAGGCGTGAGTTCACCACAGTTGACCCCGCATACACAAAGTTCATAGAATGGCAGTTCAGGAAGCTCCTCTCAGCGGGTCTAATCACAAAGGGGGCGCACCCTGTTGGTTGGTGCCCCTCCTGCATGAGTGCAGTGGGTCAGCACGACACGAAAGGGGATCTTGAGCCCGAAGTGGTAGAGTTTACCGCCATAAAATTCAGGAGCGGGGACGTCATCCTCCCGGTCGCAACCCTCCGCCCTGAAACTGTATTCGGCGTGACCAACATATGGATCAACCCGAACGCAAAGTACGTGGAGGTAGGCGTTAACGGGGAGAGGATGATTGTCGGCGAGAAGGCCCTCCAAAAGCTCAAGGGGATGGCGGTGAAGATCGAACTTATAAGGGAACTCACCGGGCTGGAGCTGATCGGAAGGCATGCTAAGAACCCGGTGACGGGCTCCGAAGTCCCAGTCCTCCCAGCCGAGTTCGTAGATCCCAACAATTCCACGGGGGTAGTGATGTCTGTCCCAGCACACGCGCCCAAGGACCTGCTTGCGCTCTGGGACCTGAAGTCAAACGCGGCCATAGCCCGCTCCTACGGCCTCGATTACCGTGAGATTGAGGCATTAGGGCCGATCCCTGTCGTCGAGCTCGAAGGTTTCTCCAGCGTGCCTGCGGAGGATGTTGTGAAGAGAATGGGCGTCAAGGATCAGAGTGACCCGAAGGGCGAGATCGCCACTAAGGAGCTCTACCAGAAGGAGTTCCACCTTGCCAGGATGCTTCCGGGTACAGGGAAATACGCAGGAATGCCGGTCAGCAAGGCAAAGGACAAGATAAAGCAGGATCTGGTCTCTAGCAAAGTGGCTTTTCCCTTCTACGAAATAATCAACGGGCCTATCCTGTGCAGGTGCGGGGCAGAGGTCACCGTCAATCTCGTTGAGGATCAGTGGTTCATCAACTACGCCGACGAGGCTTGGAAGGAAAAGGTGAGAAGGCATCTGAAGAACATGTCCCTCGTGCCCGACGACCTTCGACAGGAGTTCGAGAACGTTGTTGAGTGGCTCAAGGAGAAGGCCTGTGCGAGGAGGGCAGGTCTTGGCACTAGGCTGCCTTGGGACAAGGAATGGGTGATTGAGAGCCTCTCAGACTCCACGATCTATATGGCATTCTACACCGTCTCAAAGGTAATCAACGAGCGCAATGTAGATCCGTCCGCCCTTACCGACGAGGTCTTCGACTATGTCTTCTTTGGTAAGGGAGACCCGTCTTCACTCCCGATCGAGAGGGGAGTCTTGGAAGAGATGCGCAAAGAGTTCAACTACTTCTATCCTTTGGACAGCCGGCACTCGGGCAGGGATCTCGTCCCGAACCACCTGACCTTCTTCGTCTTCAACCACGTCGCGATATTCCCCGAGCAGCATTGGCCCAGGCAGATAGCTGTCAACGGGAGCGTCCTGATGGACGGAAAGAAGATGTCAAAGTCCCTCGGCAATATCGTCCCGCTCAACAAGGCGATAAAGATCTATGGCGCCGACACTCTGAGAACCTCTATACTGTCCGCCTCAGAGCTCCTCCAGGACGCTGACTTCAGCGACTCCCAGGCGAAGAGCATCCGATCCAAGCTGCTGGAATTCTACGACCTATCCTGCTCTTACGCCGATGCCGGATCACCAGATCTCGCTTCTGTAGACCACATCGACAGATGGATCATCAGCAGGGTCCAGCGGGTGGTATCCCAGGTGGACTCCTCAATGCAGTGCCTGAGGATGAGGGAGGCCATACACTGCGCCTTCTATGTGCTCCAGCAGGACCTGCAATGGTACATGCGGCGTAGCGCTTACCGTTGCGCCGACCCGAAGACTAGATCGATCATTAAGTACGTCCTCGAGACGATCGTGAAGCTGATGGCCCCATTCGCCCCACACATATGCGAGGAGATCTGGGAGAAGTTCGGAAAGGAGGGCTTTGTTTCAGTGGCCCCCTACCCGTCTGCCGATCAGTCGCTCATATTCGAGCTGGACGAGATAACTGAGGATCTGCTGAAATCCTTGGTCTATGACACTGCCGAGATCATACGCGTGACTGGCATCTCTCCCACCAAGATAATCTACTATACGTCGCCCAAGTGGAAGTGGGAGTTATACATCAAAGCCCTTTCAGCATTGGAGTCAGGGGTTGACCCTAAGAGCCTTATCAGAGAGCTCATGAAGGATCCTGATATAAGGAAGAGGGGCGGTGAGGCCGCCAAATTCATCAACGCGATCTCATCCTGCGTCGTAACAATCCCTAAGGAAGACAGGAAAAAGATCCTCAGGAGCTCGGGCATCGAGGAGACCGCTTTCATCGGTGAATGCGTCGGATTCCTTCAGGAATATTTCAAGTGCAAGGTTGAGGTTCAGAGCGCAGACTCGCCCAAATACGATCCAAAGGGTAAGGCTGGGCAAGCCTCACCACTGCGGCCTGCGATATATGTAGAGTAG
- a CDS encoding class I SAM-dependent methyltransferase family protein produces MNPTENNFCIRTGRGRGEHVRRAIVALGLLDRTRKIISEGGYIYFPVSRDPDPNEIEAISKAGEVCVEPRRLPVFSQSPPKSLKEFLRGIVPWDALKSLPKSYDIVGDIIIIERLLPDVDPYRKEIAEGLLKFHKNIKTVLLKTGKVDGPYRIPLFELLAGEDRRETVHSEYGIRLMIDLSKAYFSPRLGYERNRVASLVRDGETVVDMFAGVGPFSIMIAKRHRSKVFAIDINPDAVRMMQYNLSINRLKGEVMPICGDASSLSSRLRNTADRVIMNLPAQSLEFLDDARLFLKRSGGVVHFYLFSGPPPIESAVRRFAERASGVGEYELINCRVVKPTAPREWITSIDVRFKPR; encoded by the coding sequence ATGAACCCGACTGAAAATAATTTTTGCATAAGGACAGGAAGAGGAAGAGGAGAGCACGTCAGGCGCGCGATAGTAGCCCTCGGCCTGCTCGACAGAACCAGGAAGATCATCTCTGAGGGGGGATACATCTACTTCCCTGTATCAAGGGATCCTGATCCGAATGAGATAGAGGCTATCTCCAAAGCCGGCGAGGTCTGCGTGGAACCAAGGCGCCTGCCGGTCTTTTCACAATCCCCCCCAAAGAGCCTTAAGGAATTCCTTCGGGGGATAGTGCCCTGGGATGCACTTAAATCCCTGCCAAAATCTTACGACATCGTCGGAGATATAATAATTATTGAGCGACTTTTGCCCGACGTAGACCCGTACCGCAAAGAGATAGCCGAAGGCTTGCTTAAATTCCACAAAAACATTAAAACAGTCCTGTTAAAGACAGGGAAGGTCGACGGACCTTACCGGATACCCCTCTTCGAGCTCCTTGCCGGAGAGGACAGACGTGAGACCGTGCATTCAGAGTACGGGATCAGGCTTATGATAGACCTCTCCAAGGCGTACTTTTCCCCGAGACTGGGCTACGAGCGGAACCGCGTGGCATCTCTTGTCAGGGACGGCGAAACAGTGGTGGACATGTTCGCAGGCGTTGGACCTTTTTCCATAATGATCGCGAAGAGGCACAGATCAAAGGTATTCGCGATAGACATTAACCCAGACGCAGTAAGGATGATGCAGTACAATTTGAGTATTAACCGTCTCAAAGGTGAAGTTATGCCGATTTGCGGAGATGCATCCTCGCTCTCTTCAAGACTGCGGAATACAGCAGACCGGGTAATAATGAACTTGCCTGCCCAGTCCCTCGAGTTCCTGGATGATGCGCGCCTGTTCCTGAAGCGGAGTGGTGGAGTTGTGCATTTTTACCTCTTCTCTGGTCCACCTCCGATCGAGTCTGCAGTCAGGAGGTTCGCAGAGCGGGCGTCCGGTGTCGGAGAGTATGAACTGATAAACTGCAGGGTGGTGAAGCCAACCGCGCCCAGGGAATGGATTACATCAATTGATGTCCGATTCAAACCACGTTGA
- a CDS encoding CDC48 family AAA ATPase, translating into MEGSKEVVLRVAESKQRDVGRGKVRIDAEAMKKIGVSVGDVIEIEGKRKTAAIVWPAYTEDQGMDIIRMDGLIRKNAGVGIGEKITIRKAESKPANLVKLAPLSFTISVDSGFVSFVKRRLADTPVVEGDNVLIPVLGQAIPFAVVSTKPSGIVMVNEETTLTILEKPAEAAKVPRVTYEDVGGLKDAIEKVREMVELPLKHPELFKRLGIDPPKGVLLYGPPGCGKTLLAKAVANETESYFIAINGPEIMSKFYGESEQKLREFFDEAKQHAPAIIFIDELDAIAPKREEVTGEVEKRVVAQLLALLDGLETRGDVIVIGATNRQNAIDPALRRPGRFDREIEIGVPDVKGRYEILQIHTRNMPLAKDVDLNRLASLTHGFVGADLAALAREAAMKSLRRYLPEIDIQQERVPQEFLEKLEITMEDFMNAFREVTPTELREVYVEIPNVRWSDIGGLDSIKQELIEAIEWPLKYPERFKRLGIKPPKGVLLYGPPGCGKTLLAKAVANESEANFITVKGPEIFSKWVGESERAIREVFRKARTAAPVVIFFDEIDSIAPMRGGSSDSMVTERVISQLLTEMDGLVGLFNVVIIGATNRPDIIDPALLRPGRFDKLLYVPEPDNETRLQIFKIHTKDMPLAKDVDIDRLVAMTMNYAGSDIEALCREAGMMALREDPEAKEVQMRHFLKAKEKIRPTVSEEMIKYYKAWEERSKQSLRGKSPLINFI; encoded by the coding sequence ATGGAAGGTTCTAAAGAGGTCGTGCTTAGGGTAGCGGAATCGAAGCAGAGGGATGTGGGCAGGGGCAAGGTCAGGATAGACGCGGAGGCAATGAAGAAGATAGGCGTCAGCGTTGGCGATGTGATCGAGATAGAGGGAAAGAGGAAGACGGCTGCGATAGTCTGGCCGGCCTACACAGAGGACCAGGGCATGGACATCATAAGGATGGACGGACTGATCCGGAAGAACGCCGGGGTTGGGATTGGGGAGAAGATCACTATAAGGAAGGCCGAGTCCAAGCCTGCCAACCTCGTCAAGCTCGCCCCGCTCTCGTTCACGATAAGCGTCGATTCGGGATTCGTGAGCTTTGTGAAGAGGAGGCTCGCGGACACGCCGGTTGTGGAGGGGGACAACGTTCTGATACCCGTGCTCGGGCAGGCGATCCCGTTTGCGGTCGTCTCTACCAAGCCGTCCGGGATAGTAATGGTAAACGAGGAGACTACCCTGACGATCCTCGAGAAGCCTGCGGAGGCAGCCAAGGTCCCGCGCGTGACTTATGAGGACGTCGGAGGGCTCAAAGATGCCATCGAGAAGGTAAGGGAGATGGTGGAGCTGCCGCTGAAGCATCCGGAGCTCTTTAAGAGGCTCGGGATCGATCCGCCGAAGGGGGTGCTGCTGTACGGTCCGCCGGGCTGTGGAAAGACCCTGCTGGCTAAGGCTGTGGCGAACGAGACGGAGTCTTACTTCATCGCAATCAACGGTCCAGAAATAATGAGCAAGTTCTACGGAGAGTCAGAGCAGAAGCTCAGGGAGTTCTTTGATGAGGCGAAGCAGCACGCGCCTGCGATAATATTCATTGATGAGCTCGATGCAATAGCACCAAAGAGGGAGGAGGTGACCGGGGAAGTCGAGAAGAGGGTCGTCGCACAGCTTCTTGCCCTGCTCGATGGCCTCGAGACCCGCGGCGACGTGATTGTGATCGGGGCGACCAACAGGCAGAACGCGATAGACCCCGCCCTGAGGAGGCCCGGCAGGTTCGACCGCGAGATCGAGATCGGGGTGCCGGACGTCAAGGGCAGGTACGAGATCTTGCAGATACACACGAGGAACATGCCGCTGGCGAAGGACGTGGATCTGAACAGGCTCGCGAGCCTCACCCACGGCTTCGTCGGAGCAGATCTGGCTGCGCTCGCCAGGGAAGCAGCGATGAAGTCGCTCAGAAGGTACCTTCCAGAGATAGATATACAGCAGGAGAGGGTTCCGCAGGAGTTCCTCGAGAAACTCGAGATTACAATGGAGGACTTTATGAACGCGTTCAGGGAGGTCACACCGACCGAGCTCAGGGAGGTCTATGTCGAAATACCCAACGTCAGGTGGAGCGACATAGGCGGGCTCGACTCGATAAAGCAGGAGTTGATAGAGGCGATCGAGTGGCCGCTGAAATACCCTGAGAGGTTCAAGAGGCTGGGTATAAAGCCCCCGAAGGGGGTGCTGCTGTACGGTCCGCCGGGCTGTGGAAAGACCCTGCTGGCTAAGGCTGTGGCGAACGAGAGCGAGGCTAACTTCATCACCGTAAAGGGACCTGAGATCTTCAGCAAGTGGGTCGGGGAGTCGGAGAGGGCGATAAGGGAGGTCTTCAGGAAGGCAAGAACCGCGGCGCCGGTGGTGATATTCTTCGACGAGATCGATTCGATCGCTCCAATGCGGGGCGGCTCGAGCGACTCGATGGTCACTGAGAGGGTAATAAGCCAGCTGCTGACCGAGATGGACGGCCTTGTAGGTCTGTTCAACGTCGTTATTATAGGCGCGACAAATAGACCCGACATCATCGACCCAGCGCTGCTGCGCCCAGGGAGGTTCGACAAGCTGCTTTACGTTCCGGAGCCCGACAACGAGACGAGGCTGCAGATCTTCAAGATACACACCAAGGATATGCCGCTGGCGAAGGACGTGGATATAGACAGGCTAGTGGCAATGACGATGAATTACGCCGGTTCAGACATCGAGGCGCTTTGCAGGGAGGCTGGGATGATGGCTTTGAGGGAGGATCCGGAGGCGAAAGAAGTGCAGATGAGGCACTTCCTTAAGGCAAAGGAGAAGATACGCCCAACCGTGAGCGAGGAGATGATCAAGTACTACAAGGCATGGGAGGAGAGGAGTAAGCAGTCGCTTAGGGGAAAATCGCCGCTCATAAACTTCATCTAA
- a CDS encoding DUF434 domain-containing protein: MPETLREAAADLRYLLSKGYKRSSAVRFVADRYRLCRSDRFALYRCVYPSEVAEAHLRKLVPAEDLDGTTMSIDGFNVLRTVHGALHGHPIYLCDDGFLRDISIGFRKPTFEDLCECLELVISCIQGLKPRLAVFVYDRPVSRSGDLSKKTMEVMSARGVQGAAKTSMRSDSEILSCGEVVATSDSVVIEKASKSFDLGGYVVSNVLKIPPTKI, from the coding sequence TTGCCTGAGACTTTACGGGAGGCTGCGGCAGATCTAAGGTACCTGCTCTCGAAGGGCTACAAGCGTTCTTCAGCCGTGAGGTTCGTGGCGGACAGGTATCGCCTGTGCAGATCCGATCGGTTCGCCCTCTACCGCTGCGTTTACCCGAGTGAGGTTGCTGAGGCCCATCTCAGAAAGCTCGTTCCTGCCGAGGATCTCGATGGCACTACCATGTCCATCGACGGTTTCAACGTCCTGCGGACTGTTCACGGCGCATTGCACGGACACCCAATCTACCTCTGCGACGACGGGTTCTTGAGGGACATCTCGATCGGCTTCAGGAAGCCGACCTTCGAAGATCTCTGCGAGTGTCTCGAGCTCGTGATCTCGTGCATACAAGGCCTGAAGCCCCGACTTGCAGTTTTTGTCTACGACCGCCCTGTCAGCCGCAGCGGAGATCTCTCAAAAAAGACAATGGAGGTGATGAGCGCTAGGGGGGTGCAGGGTGCAGCAAAGACCTCTATGCGATCCGACTCCGAGATACTGTCCTGCGGTGAGGTTGTGGCCACGAGTGATTCTGTAGTGATCGAAAAGGCCTCAAAGTCCTTCGACCTAGGGGGTTATGTTGTTTCCAACGTCCTGAAGATCCCCCCGACAAAAATATAA
- a CDS encoding SPASM domain-containing protein, whose product MVPNPIRTGLLRLRRWHETAPLPREIVIEPTAKCGLECLTCLHRTIPRKGKDMGFEGFKRILDGIPTLEQVVMSGLGEPLENPEVFRMCTEAHLRGLRTKLVTNGMRISEENAYDIIFSFDFIELSFNVATIPAIDMLLSEQPSLGTDGRLSVSVLGTPENLRILPVIQSTLGKKGVRCTSLPLENWCPEDSFSYQALREMVLQAGRGTVRRRFGRCHWPFSSAFITCEGDVTPCTARADPRRITFGNSFETPFWAIWNSEPYRSFRRDHLSFGDNTVCRGCPVE is encoded by the coding sequence ATGGTACCAAACCCCATCAGGACGGGCTTGCTCAGGCTCAGAAGATGGCATGAAACAGCACCCTTGCCGAGGGAGATCGTGATAGAGCCGACGGCCAAGTGCGGTCTCGAGTGCCTAACTTGCCTGCACAGAACCATCCCAAGAAAGGGGAAGGACATGGGCTTTGAAGGTTTCAAGAGGATCCTTGACGGCATACCAACCCTCGAGCAGGTGGTAATGTCGGGCTTAGGCGAGCCCCTTGAAAATCCAGAGGTCTTTAGGATGTGCACCGAGGCGCATCTGAGGGGCTTGAGGACTAAATTGGTCACGAACGGCATGAGGATCAGTGAAGAGAACGCGTATGACATAATATTCTCCTTCGACTTCATCGAGCTCTCTTTCAATGTAGCTACAATCCCCGCAATTGACATGCTTCTCTCCGAGCAGCCGTCGCTGGGAACTGACGGCAGGCTGAGCGTGTCAGTGCTCGGGACCCCTGAGAATCTGAGGATCCTGCCTGTGATCCAGTCCACACTTGGAAAGAAGGGGGTAAGGTGCACCTCATTGCCATTGGAAAACTGGTGTCCAGAGGATAGTTTCTCGTACCAAGCACTCAGGGAGATGGTGCTTCAGGCCGGCAGAGGAACGGTAAGGAGGAGGTTCGGGAGGTGCCACTGGCCCTTCTCTAGCGCATTCATTACGTGCGAAGGGGATGTCACACCGTGCACAGCGAGGGCGGATCCTAGGAGGATCACTTTTGGAAATTCCTTCGAGACCCCCTTCTGGGCGATCTGGAACTCGGAACCCTACCGAAGTTTTAGAAGAGACCACCTAAGCTTCGGCGATAACACGGTCTGCCGAGGATGCCCTGTAGAATGA
- a CDS encoding elongation factor 1-beta → MSKLLAVIKILPEDDSVSLDKLKDDLKAALPKGEKDLYVHKFQEEEIAFGLKALKVFVIMPGDYAGGTQPVEDAFAAVKGVGQVDVEIVQTLPG, encoded by the coding sequence ATGTCCAAGCTCCTTGCTGTGATAAAGATTCTTCCTGAAGATGACTCGGTGAGCCTCGATAAGCTCAAGGACGATCTGAAGGCCGCGCTCCCCAAGGGTGAGAAGGATCTCTACGTCCACAAATTCCAGGAGGAGGAGATAGCCTTTGGGCTGAAGGCCCTGAAGGTATTTGTCATAATGCCTGGAGACTACGCAGGCGGCACGCAGCCTGTAGAGGACGCATTTGCTGCGGTCAAGGGAGTCGGGCAGGTAGACGTCGAGATAGTCCAGACGCTACCCGGTTGA
- a CDS encoding protein-L-isoaspartate(D-aspartate) O-methyltransferase has product MSEKREQLVRRLVEEGVLSQPEVIKAMSKVPREEFVIPELREQAYMDTPLPSLEGQTISAPHMVAIMCQLLSLEPGDVVLEVGAGTGYHAAVCAEIVAPGQAGTRDGHVFAIERFRSLVEFARSNLARCGYSERVTVIEGDGTLGYPDAAPYDAILVTAAAPRIPPPLKSQLKDGGRMVIPVGEAYSIQDLIVVERAGSDFREWTYGGCVFVPLCGRYGWSP; this is encoded by the coding sequence ATGTCTGAAAAGCGGGAGCAGCTGGTCAGGCGCCTGGTCGAGGAGGGCGTACTGAGCCAGCCTGAGGTCATAAAGGCGATGTCGAAGGTGCCAAGGGAGGAATTCGTAATCCCCGAGCTCCGGGAACAGGCCTATATGGACACCCCGCTCCCTTCGCTGGAAGGTCAGACCATTTCCGCCCCCCACATGGTTGCGATCATGTGCCAACTACTCTCCCTGGAACCGGGGGACGTCGTGCTCGAGGTCGGGGCTGGGACCGGCTACCACGCTGCAGTCTGTGCAGAGATTGTTGCCCCCGGTCAGGCAGGCACGAGAGACGGGCACGTATTCGCCATCGAGCGGTTCAGGTCTCTTGTCGAATTCGCCAGGTCGAACCTTGCGCGCTGCGGATACTCTGAAAGGGTTACAGTGATAGAAGGGGACGGGACATTGGGCTATCCTGATGCTGCCCCGTATGACGCCATCCTCGTCACTGCCGCCGCTCCGAGGATACCTCCGCCGCTGAAGTCGCAGCTCAAAGACGGAGGCAGGATGGTTATCCCTGTAGGCGAGGCATACTCGATCCAAGACCTGATAGTCGTCGAGAGGGCTGGCAGCGACTTCAGGGAATGGACTTACGGGGGCTGCGTCTTCGTCCCCCTCTGTGGCAGGTACGGGTGGAGCCCGTGA
- a CDS encoding DUF371 domain-containing protein produces the protein MRRLTFYAEGDQKITAKHSTTLEITKEEVKTRKGDCIVAAKATLSLAELPEEMKQALRRDDTAVELWIESDGISDVVRGRGSARLTLESKSEMVVRKSGYVCGRTLMVNSDKSASELRRDLVERIARDGSKIKLTIEVKVPE, from the coding sequence ATGCGGAGACTAACATTCTATGCGGAGGGGGACCAGAAGATCACTGCGAAACACTCCACCACGCTTGAGATTACGAAGGAAGAGGTGAAGACAAGAAAGGGGGACTGCATAGTGGCTGCCAAGGCGACCCTAAGCCTTGCGGAGCTCCCCGAGGAGATGAAGCAGGCGCTCAGGCGGGACGACACAGCAGTGGAGCTATGGATCGAATCAGACGGGATAAGCGACGTCGTCAGGGGCAGGGGCAGCGCCAGGCTGACGCTTGAGAGCAAGAGCGAGATGGTAGTAAGGAAGAGCGGATATGTCTGCGGGCGGACACTGATGGTCAATTCAGACAAGTCAGCCTCTGAACTTAGGAGGGACCTGGTGGAGAGGATCGCAAGAGATGGCTCCAAGATCAAGCTTACGATTGAAGTTAAGGTTCCAGAATGA